Within Actinosynnema pretiosum, the genomic segment TGCTCGCGGCGCGGCCGTGCTCGGACAGCCCGGCGAGGAGGGCGGGGTCCGCGCACCGGTGACCGTTGTCCTCCCAGAGGGCGAACACGCCGTCGGCGACCTCGGCGAGGGCGATCCACGGGATCAGCACGCTGTGGTCGGTCTCGTCGCGGATGCGCTCCCGCTCGGCGGGGTCGATCGGGGGCGAGCTGATGCCGAGGGCGGCGAGCAGGTGCTCGCGGGTGGTCCCGGTGACGACGGTGATGGTGCTGGCCTGGGCCAGGTCGCTGTTCTCGATCCAGCGGTGGTGCGCCCAGGGCGGGGGGGCGGTCGGGTTCGGGTTCGCCGCGCAGGCGGTGGCCGAGGCGGTCGGTGCGCTTGTGGATGACCTGGGGCGCGCGGGGCGCGGGCCAGACGGTGATCGAGTAGTGCTCGGTCTCGTCGCCGTCGCGGCTGTTGGCCTCCACGAGGGCGCGGTAGTCACCGGGCCAGGGCGGGGTCTCGGTGGTGCGCGGGGCGTGGGGGGACTGCCAGGCGGGCGGGTCCATCGGGTCGGGCAGGGGTTCGCCGTTCACGGTGGCGCCGCCCCTGGGCGCGGTCCAGCTGATCTCGACGGTCTCGTCGAGGTCGAACCAGGGGGCGGCCGGGGCGCGCACGGCGCGGAAGTCCAGCCTGACCCGCCCGCTCGCGACCCCGGTGCGGATCGCGATGCCGCCGTCGATCTCGGTGACAAGGCCGTTCGCCGAGAAGTCGGGATCGGCCGCGCCGGGGAGCGGGTGCTCGGCGAGGGACTCGGCGAGGTCGGCGACCGCGTCGGCGGCTCCCCGGTGGGCCGCTTCGAGGAAGGTGAAGCCCTCGTACGCCCTGCCCCTGCCCGACACCACGAGGACGCCGAACGCGGCCGGGGGGGGCCGCGGGACCTCGGGAACGGGTCAGGGTCGCAGGCGGCCTGCGGCGGCGGCAGGTCCGGTCGGGATCAGGGGGCGCAGTCCGGCGATGGCGGTGGCTAAGGCGTCGATCTCACCCATGTGGCCATCTTGCACTACGCACCGTCACCGCTTGGTTCACCCTGGACAGCGAGACTTCGCACTGATGGTCAATTGCCCTGCGCTCCCGCGTGGTCCAGTTTGG encodes:
- a CDS encoding DUF6461 domain-containing protein; translated protein: MTTAPSWRPTAATATRPSTTRSPSGPRPARPRSSTSAPTASATACAANPNPTAPPPWAHHRWIENSDLAQASTITVVTGTTREHLLAALGISSPPIDPAERERIRDETDHSVLIPWIALAEVADGVFALWEDNGHRCADPALLAGLSEHGRAASTFWTVDALTTLSFAERGRALLSFEPHRVPDSCPDEVRALLDGLDITDSRHRKAKGLTAVERFTGHGYAPADHAAVLATAAFHRVGEWCRSKAVDRVGDNGPRE